A window of Castanea sativa cultivar Marrone di Chiusa Pesio chromosome 8, ASM4071231v1 genomic DNA:
atgaaggtcaaggcaatattctggaaagactgttggttaaaagggggaaaccctgaaccttcgaggtacaccggtgttagaaaaataccaaaagcaaaggctgccacctccaccttaaagactctgcacttacctccctagccgcattaatggggaagtgacccctgaacagtggaactgaaacttctggttactattcaaaggcactaaaaaaagaaatacctaGGAGGGAGGGGATTGGAgtaacacgtggataaagcatcaggaaaagaagtatttaggGGGGATGAACGCTAAAGGAGATGGGGATCGGtaacgaagaaagaaattaagaattgtaatctttaaggaagaaagagaaatagtaaagaaatagtcctcggctcaagtccgaggaggcctatttgcaattaccttttgttatttacatgtatttgtaactcttagcctgttatcaagttctcagtacctttaatctagattccgaacccacactctacaaatttcattgtttaaggctcattgggcctgagcccataaccttctttgggtccaggtgcaattgtgcacttacagatatgtttttttgaatttggctctATAGGCTGTTATAGTAGCTACGGGAAAACTGAATTTTGCTTACTCCTCAGTCCCACCAATCTCTAAATTTAATGCATCCGATTTCTCCAAAGGTTAAAATAAGGTCTAGGTttatgattctttgtcaaccctcattaaatgaCCTTCAGTTCATATTTTCTccaccactatataaaccccccctctcctccattccaagatacacaaaaaaattcctttcttctcttctcttgaACTATAGTGAAGtagagtagtcttgtcatatcttagTCTTCCTGAGATTTAAAGTATTGAGTAagactcactctccctctcctaactcttcttttccttcacCCTTAGGACCTCTACTAAGAGTCTCCTCCTCCAGCATATGGAtattgcatgaaggtataatccatttccctaacttgtttttttgtgttgccTTGATGGGAATTTaggattaaagcatgatagtaattatttaaattctcttgAATATGTTTAAATGTTCTTATGTGCTCTTCatatgttcttggttgttcatcacatgctcatgcataaacactagttttgatcttaaatccaaatcaaaaatatgaaaaacatgtttgtttcataattctttcaaatccttgaatctaggatattaccatacacacacattcactagaatttatttttcaatccaaatgcaatacttaataaattgaattagggttcaccacatatacacacattaaattcaacatgcaaattgattgacatattgaatgatatgatatgaaaattagccaccatagtctagaaaACTAATTTCATCGGACAAggtgggtgtctaacaccttcccaccttgtaacatagccttcgagcttagatcaagggttagtagATCCAATGCTTGTCCATgtaatttttcaagttctagattgtaactaggaaataaagccatgtactttatcttagattgtaccTAGGACCAAAGCTATGtaatttcctatgatcaatgtaaattcaattttaaattaataaaataaggaGTTTTTGAAttatggttttcttatttattccaataattaaataagtggcgattctattgtaaaacccttaatctaaatgggaaaatataatcagtcgaacctccattttgagaggcaataacacgactccacGCATTCACATGGGTTTGGCCCAACACAACATTCCATGTAAAAAGGGCTGGGGTGTGGTCTCTCACATtgagaaatttgttttttgtttttttattgaataaaaacttaattagaaaagaaagaagaaatgtCTGTTTGgaattcgcttattttgctgaaactgaaaactttttactgaaaatatagtagataaaagtaaaagttagttaaaatagtacaataggactcatgaatagtatcaaaaagtacagtgaaactcataaatagtaagaaaaataaactgaatagtaaaaataaactgacATTTTAATTTGAAGCCAAATATACACGAAGATTCCAAAAGAGGACAGAGTTTGATTCTGTTTATGTTTAAAGCAAGAACTACCAAGGTCAGTTGAACAAAATATTGGGCCAAAAGATAGACAAGGGTATTTCCCTACCTgtacacaaaagaaaaaaagaactttgttttgttcgAGACTCAAATTTCTATTTCAAGTTATCCATAGGAATATGTATAATAGACCATATGCTTTAGTTTTTATGTAGTTAccaaaaagatataaaaaggagcgaaatttttttttattttttatttttatatattttttccaaatATCGGACTagcacaaacaaaaaacaagcaGGCGAAAATTTGGATCCGAATGAATTCCGTCCGGGTGAACTGGTTACTCGTCCCCTTGGACGTGGCTGGCTGCgccatttcttttatttaaaaaaaaaaaagtgaacgtTGAACCTGAAAGTCTGcggttttttgttgttgttagttTTAAGTCAAGCTTTGACTCTTCCTTCTCCACATACATTCCACAACCTCTATTGCGGTACTATTTTCTACTCCATAACtcaacacaaaacacaacacaacagaAGAAATACAACGTTATCCTAAATCACATTATCCTCTTCTCTTCTCGCCGTGCCTTTCACTGTCAGTACTCTTTGACCGCCATGCCGCTCTCACCGTAAAATGACGTCAGCAACTCCAACGCCCTCGCCGGCGTCAGTTTCAGCGGCGCTTGACTCAATCCAGCAATCGCTCTCTGAGCTCTGCCCCAGTGAGGACCAGCCACCAGCTCGGTTCTACTTCGACAACCCTCGACGTTTCTGCTCCTTCGCAAGCCGTCTCCAGTTCATTCTCCAACAGCTCCTCCGCTCGTCCCCTTCGCCTGAGTCTCTCCCCGCCGCCGCCCTCACTGCACTCAAAGGAATCGCTGCCGATCTCTCTGTAGCCGCCGATGCGGCTTCGCTTTACTCCAAACGCAGCAAGATCTTCGTCCTCGTCAATTGCCGATCGCTCTGCGATTCTCTCCAAGAGCGCACTTCAGCCATAGCCAATTGGCTTGCTTTGCTCGACTCCGACCTCCCCGATCTCCGCAAAAAGATCGCCGATCTCTCCCGAGACATGAAGCAAACTCAATTCACtgtaattttctctctctctctttctctcgctCGTTCGCTCTAAATTTTTCTGCTgactttgattttgattttgattttggcaGGTAACGGAGAACGAGGAGAGAGTGCATTGTACGCTACAGAAAGAGGGACAAGGAAGACGAACAAGCAAAGCAGTACAAAGCGCCATAATCATGGACTTAGCGCGAGCTCTAGGGATTGAATCCGATAACTACTCTGAGTTATCGGAGCAAGTCAAGCTCTTCAAAGACGACCTAGCGCGTTCCAGTTCGATATCCGAGAGGCGGATTTTGGTGTCTCTGGAGAGAATCTTAAGCAACTGGTCAGTTCAGCCGGACTTCGTTGCGCCGAAACTGGACTTCGATTTCGAAGACGACGCCGCTCAGATATCGCCGTTCAAGAATTTCCTGTGTCCTTTAACCAAAGAGGTGATGAAGGATCCCGTGGTGCTCGAGTCTTCTCAGAACTACGAGCGCACCGCCATTGAGTACTGGTTCGAGCGGTGCATAGAGGACGGTCGTGATCCGACCTGTCCAGTCACCGGACAGGTGCTCAAGTCGTTGGAGTTGAAGCCGAATATCGGATTGGCCGGAGCAATTGAGGAGTGGATTAGTAGGAATATTGAAATTCAGGTTAAGACCGCGGTGCAATGCCTTAGTGAGGAGCCTGTTGCAGTGGAAAACATTGAGAGAATACTGGATAGTATCTATCAGGTTTCGGAAGATTATCCTAGTTGTAGATATAGAGTGAGGAATGCTGGCATTGTTTTCCTCGTTGTTAAATTGCTTAGGAATTGTTCCAAGAGTATAGGGACGCATTTGAGAAGCAAGGCGCTTATGACTTTGTTTAGCATGGCTAGAGATGATGAAAGCAAGGTGAGTACTTTTATCCAAGTCTTGTCTTGCAAAATTTtgcaactattgaattattgtTAACCTAGAATGATGAGAAACTAGTTTCAACTTTTAAGATGCACAGTGTGAAATATGCACAGGGATTAGTTTGCAAGTTACAAGACAACTATGTGAAATATGCACAAGATACATCTTGAATCGTTGCTGATAATTTAACAACATTGTGCATGAGTtatggagagagaaagagagggccATGAATATAGTTGGTATGCAAATTGTTTTCCAGCGAGTGATAGGAGGGGAGTTGCAAATGAACAAAGTGCggttctcattttttattttttaagctgATCTTTCgtcaaaagttatatttttccttccttcctttcattaaataaattttgtataatttgtaGTAATAATGCGATAGTTTAATTCCAATGAGCTCTAGCAGATATGGCACCTCCTCCCTCCACAAAAGGGAGCGGATCTTAAGGTTGTAAGTTCAAAACCCACTACGTGTGTGtataacttaccaattaaaaaaaaaaaaaaaattgatactatAAGACTTACATTGATCTTTGACAAAGTATGTAATTTTGTTCCCCATATGCAAATATTTGTATCTTTTAGGGCCTTCTGGTCTCTGCTCATACTGTCGTAGTTTCTGATGGtatgtataaaatatttctagaaAATAATGCTTGAAGAGGGTATCACTAGATTGGCCATACATGGTCTTATTGGGAGCtccgagaaagagagagagtatgcTGTGAAGTTATTACTTGAGTTCTCTAGTGATGAGGCTTGTTGCACAAAAATTGCTTCAGAAAAAGGTGCATTAGTTCTTCTCTCAAGCCTGGCAGGAAATCTGGAGCATCCTTCTTTATCCAATCTAGCTGAGGAGGTCTTGAAGCAAATGGAGAGGGTGGAGGAAAATGTTCAACCTTTGGCAGCTGCTGGGAGATTTGAACCCTTACTTAGTCGGCTATGTGAAGGTATGTTTTATGAAGTTTTTGTTTGTGGTacataaattattatatgtGATACCATACATGTTAAGAGAATACAACATTACTTTGTAACTAGTAACTAGTATCTGTTTCTACGTAGAGCAATTGAATAGTATGCCGGAAAGAGGAGtttcttgaaattttcttcttccttatatCAGTTCCACGCAGTGTATAATAGATTTTACAATCATATATCTTAATTTGAATGTGGAGCTTTTATTGGAACAGCTTCTGATGATGTTAAAATAGAGATGGCATCTATTGTGGGAAGAATGACCTTGACAAATAGCAGTAAAGAACAAATTGCTAGGCAAAGTTCAAAAATACTAGTTGAATTACTATCGAAGCCAAAAGGAAGGGCACCAAGCTTGCAAGCACTGTATAATTTGTCAGGGTTCGATGATAATGCAACCATCCTTGTTGACGCTGCAGTGCTTCCAGCTCTTATAAATATTCTGTTTGAAAATCAGGATGATTCTCCTGATTTGAAGGAATTGGCTGCATCTACAATTGCCAACATTGTTTCAAATCCAGGACACTGGGAGTTGGCATCCATTGACAAGAAAGGTCATTCAATGCAGTCCGAATCATTTATATTTAGTCTTTTGGAGCTTCTATCTGCTGCACCCGTTCAATGTCAAGCGCCCATTCTCCATATCCTATATGGAATTGCATCGTCTCCCCAAGCATCAGGTAATTCCTTGTCAACAAATTTAATTCTAAAGAGAATATATTCCCCGTCACCACGACATGCCTTTATTCATAAGCATCTTATTAAATTTTTCTTTGGTTAATTTCTCATGATGCCAATGAGCTATGACTCAAATGACACTTGCTCCTCCCACAATAATGGGTGGAGGGGAGGTACTGAGTTTACTTGTGTAACTCACccataaaaagataaaaaataaatctcatgaTATTTGGGATTGCCTCCAATCATTATATGTccgatttttatttgtttgatctATTTTATTCCATAGgaaatgaaacttaaaaataaatgtggCTGATGCTGTTGAAGGCCTGCATGTTGGTTTGATGGTAATATTAGGAAGctatactttttaaattttccataCATGAAATGAATAAATCCTGTATACTTATCTCCTCAAAGGCCTgtcaaaaacaatataaaagaagtaatgtgaattttgaattacaataattttttcaacTAAAATACCCAAGTCTATTACCGTGATGATTATGAATAGGGGATGTCCCTTCTGGGGCATGATGTTGGTTTTCACTCAATATTCCCATCAGCCGAAGCTATCAAGACCCTGTTGGGATTAAGGTCAAGCTATAGCTGAACTGACCTAAGAGAGTGTCTGTGGCCTCCGTACTGTTTAGATCCTTTAGACATTCCTCAGCAGGTAGGGGCTACTATATTCACAGTTAGGTAGAGTCTTCATCATTGACTGCCCTCACCATTTTTTTCtgtctcaaaatttttatatatatagtggttGTCAATCTAGTTAGTTCCTAGGACCATGATGGTGTTCATGATTGTCCACCTTTATATTCTCAGCTATTGTTCTTAACCTCTGGATATGGAATCCTTTTCCTTACTTTTGTCACTAAATCACCATTATGATCGTTAAATCTTGCTACTTACATAATTATGGCTGTTTTTATGTACCTCAAATTGCAAAACTGAATGCGCAAGATATTGGGATTCATGGTACATCAAATATTTGCAGGAAATTAGGTTAACTTTTTGTAAACTAGGTTTCATATTTACAAGCTAAATTTCTTTAGGGCTGTGAGACGTTGAATACAATTGTAGGATGGAGACATTTCTCCTGCAATTGTAAAATGCCCTGTTATGTATGACAACAATACCTTATAGAATGGAGATTCAGATTCATAATATTGTATTTACAGTAAaccatgttttatattttgcagAGTCGGTAACATCTCATGTAAAATCTGGGGAAGGCATCAAAACCATCATATCATTTCTTGAACACCCAGAAGTTGAACACAGAATTTATGCTTTCAGACTTACAAGAGTACTCTCAGAAAGGTTTGGTCAAGATTTGGCAAATGAGTTGAGACCTAACAAGCTTCCCTTGTTGAAAGACAAACTCTTAGACAACCAATCTACAGAAGGTGAGCGATCTGATGCTGCTTGTATACTTGCTAACCTTTCCCTATCAGAAGATGAAGTGAAAACACTATTAGGAGCTAGTTTTGTGAAATGGACTGTTACTACTCTCAGAAACCAGAGCCGCAGCTCCAATGTGAGGATTTCTCGACCAGCATCAAGCATGGCGGAGGGGCTTCTTGGACTTCTACTTCACTTTACAAGGAGTCTTGATTCGCAAACTCTTAGTATTGTGAAAGAGCATCACCTTATGACCATTTTCTGTGGGCAGCttagtttttcttcaaaaccaAGAGTGAAACAACTAGCTGCCCTTGGATTGAAAAACTTGTCCGAATGTGGAAGGTCAGTTACTTCTGGGGACGCAGAACCACCACCTCCCCAAGGATTCTGCTCTTCCATAGTGTTCATGTGTGGAAGGGCTTCAAAGAATCCTTCTGCATGTCCCATACATGATGCTGCATGTGAAGAAGATAGTCAGTTGTGTTTGTATAAGAGCAGCTGTATCAAACCCCTGGTTGAGCTTCTAGCTGATGAGGACACTGGTGTTCAGATTGCTGCAGTGGAGGCACTCTCCACACTAGTGTTGGATACCTCTAACAATTTCAAGAGAGTAGTTGAAGAGCTTGAGCAGCAGGGTGTGATCGATACCCTGATCACTCTTTTCACAGAAGTTCGACCGGGAGAGCTTCAAGAGAGGGCAATTTGGATGATAGAGAAGATTCTGAGAGTGGAAAGCCAGAGTCAACGGCTTGGGCTTAATCAGTCTTTGGTTAGGGCATTGGTGGAAGCCTTTAAACATGGGAGTGCCAATGCAAAGAGGCATGCTCAGGATGCGCTTACCAACCTAAAGCAGATATCAGGTGTTAGTGGCAAGGCGTCTAGTCAGACTCGGTCACGATAGTTGCCAATGAAAAAATGTTGGCTCTACACTTACACTTACACTGTGACTGTGTCAATGTTGTATAATTAAACCATAAATCTCACCCTGTATAGTTAGTAACACAGGCCTAATTGCATTCATTGTTATAAGGAATCACCGTTCAAAGTGTCAATTTCGTTCCTCATCAATTGTGTGAGAGGTGTTTTGGGCACCCTTATGATCTGAGATTGGTTATTACGGCCTAGGATGGGTTGGACTTCCAACTTTAAGGCCTTCTTACAGATTAGGGTAGTAGCTTTCTAGCTTATGATATTGTTATTGGTCGGGATTGGTTCATAATGAAAATGTAACacgtttgaataaaattatacggaccaatttattttatttttgatagaaagtgcaattttattgaagaaaaagtGAACAAAAGATTACCTGATCGATTGATAGGCCACTAGAACTCCACCATATGTGCCTTTTTTACATGTCCACATTGCATGGGCCTCGGTTTCAGCTTCCTCACAGTACAACTCATACAAGATAACCCATTTGAAATCATTGTATTGTcaacaaaaagatttaaaaaaaagtgtgagaGTAAAATTATATCTGaattatttcttttctagtGGTCAACCACCACATTATATTATTTCTAACAATGAATACACATCTCTCTTTATTATATATCTCTCAGTTTTTCTCCGTTTCTATTTGTGTTACAATGCCTCTTGAAGTACATATTTATAGAAGACAAAGAAGAGAAATTGAAGGGACAAAGCCTTAATTGAAAGGCTTTCCACCCCTAACGAATAGATCTTGTCTACCCTAAAGAATTAGGGTGGGTGGCTTGTCAGTCTCCCATGTGAATGAACAAAGTAAAGAGAAATATATTTAATCCCAGTAAATTTGTATCAAAGTGTTCTACAAATTCCTTTTGTTTGTATCCCTTTTAGTTTTCTCTTAAATATCCATTTATATTCTTACACATTATACTTGCCATTAGATCCATCAACTTTTAGTTTTCTCTTGAATATCCATTTAAATCCTCCAAGTTTACAACCAAAAGATCCACCAATTCCCATATATTTTGTAAGATGGATTCAATTTTACTATTGACAACATCTTTCCAGAAAAGTGTCTAAAAATGTGGACATTGCTTACTTGAAACTTTGACGTTCatcttttaatatataaattagaaaattttgaccaaatgattttgatgtttttgtcCTCTTTTTGCGTCTCTATTCATCATTATTCCCCTCTTTCATCAGCTTTTGATCATGGGAGCTACTAGTGGCAGACTTAAAATTTCTAATAAGCTTTTTATTAGAGATATACTAGGCATATTAGCCCAATATAATAGGCCCAAGCCCCctcttacttgtactagtagtctaggCGTTTAGTCGCTTATATATACTCATATTATGGTGCATTGTAACATAGGCTTTGTACTACACTTTTATAAGCCAAAATGGAGATATACCCCTTTTGCTGaaatttttcagcaaaatgccccatgtttgaaattattttgggATATGCTTCtattttaaactcgattttctaaaaattgagttttaatgaaaaactcgatttggcaaaaatcgagttatagacaatcaaactaaaaattaaaaaaaaatatgcatggaactcgagttccatgcaggATTTTTCAAGATACTCGATTTTCGgcaaatcgagtttcaaaacaggtgCATATTTCTAAATAGTTTCGGACATGAAACATTTTGCTAGAAAGTTTTGCAGAAAGGGGTAAAACCTCATTTTGGCCCACTTTTATAGAATAAAGATATAGCAATTAAGGGTTTTCTCTGTAAACGTAGACCGATAAAGCTAAACCATGTAACTCTCATGTTCCGGTGTTCTTATTTTATGCTTCCTCTTTCACATTCACTCTAACATACACAACATGATATACACATCGCATTGCTAATATATTTTTGATCATGGGAGCTACTAGTGTCAAACTTAAAATTTCTGATAAGAGGATTGTTGGGTGCATCATAGCACCGTGGGTCCAGTCCACACTTGATAAAACACCTCATTAAAGAGGTAGTTGCACAAGCCACAAAAGTCAGCCTATTTTCTTCTTGCAGTGACTTAGGCGTGTTGGACATGctaaggagaaaaagaagaaaagaaaggggttGATGCATTAAGGCTATTCAGCCTAAGGGAAGAAagctgaagaaaaagaaatttgttgAAGCAAAAGTCAAGGCTTGTGTGCTTGCATTTATTGTGATTTAATATCAAGAGTGTGAaatggagaaaagaaagaaaagatgaagaaatatAAGGAGAGGCCATTCGGCCATTTGAAGAGGTGAAGAGGAGAAGTGAAGTCACAGAGTGTGAGGATTGATGCagtcttgaaaaaaaatagagagggtAAGAGAAAATACACACGGAGGAAGAGAGCAGTGagtgaaaaggaaaagagagttttttttctttactcaaGTTGTATC
This region includes:
- the LOC142607791 gene encoding U-box domain-containing protein 44-like, translated to MTSATPTPSPASVSAALDSIQQSLSELCPSEDQPPARFYFDNPRRFCSFASRLQFILQQLLRSSPSPESLPAAALTALKGIAADLSVAADAASLYSKRSKIFVLVNCRSLCDSLQERTSAIANWLALLDSDLPDLRKKIADLSRDMKQTQFTVTENEERVHCTLQKEGQGRRTSKAVQSAIIMDLARALGIESDNYSELSEQVKLFKDDLARSSSISERRILVSLERILSNWSVQPDFVAPKLDFDFEDDAAQISPFKNFLCPLTKEVMKDPVVLESSQNYERTAIEYWFERCIEDGRDPTCPVTGQVLKSLELKPNIGLAGAIEEWISRNIEIQVKTAVQCLSEEPVAVENIERILDSIYQVSEDYPSCRYRVRNAGIVFLVVKLLRNCSKSIGTHLRSKALMTLFSMARDDESKKIMLEEGITRLAIHGLIGSSEKEREYAVKLLLEFSSDEACCTKIASEKGALVLLSSLAGNLEHPSLSNLAEEVLKQMERVEENVQPLAAAGRFEPLLSRLCEASDDVKIEMASIVGRMTLTNSSKEQIARQSSKILVELLSKPKGRAPSLQALYNLSGFDDNATILVDAAVLPALINILFENQDDSPDLKELAASTIANIVSNPGHWELASIDKKGHSMQSESFIFSLLELLSAAPVQCQAPILHILYGIASSPQASESVTSHVKSGEGIKTIISFLEHPEVEHRIYAFRLTRVLSERFGQDLANELRPNKLPLLKDKLLDNQSTEGERSDAACILANLSLSEDEVKTLLGASFVKWTVTTLRNQSRSSNVRISRPASSMAEGLLGLLLHFTRSLDSQTLSIVKEHHLMTIFCGQLSFSSKPRVKQLAALGLKNLSECGRSVTSGDAEPPPPQGFCSSIVFMCGRASKNPSACPIHDAACEEDSQLCLYKSSCIKPLVELLADEDTGVQIAAVEALSTLVLDTSNNFKRVVEELEQQGVIDTLITLFTEVRPGELQERAIWMIEKILRVESQSQRLGLNQSLVRALVEAFKHGSANAKRHAQDALTNLKQISGVSGKASSQTRSR